A part of Aspergillus flavus chromosome 5, complete sequence genomic DNA contains:
- a CDS encoding PalH/RIM21-domain-containing protein encodes MGDDVRLAPRQIWAQPTTSSTKTYQPGCTPFVLPSEGYIYLNLSYSIALSENAVFEPVCTSTATASRGPSPMLDTRDPFYASVTPQLYAIGCATVVSYLLVIILLITPRTFYVGGPGGGANFLGRHGMISGSYSGNSSVVGVGGRPWLQKVAALLVAISLTIATADSFKVAEDQYIHGYSDADALASEVIDGMEIRVIRVISSTFLWLAQVQTLIRLFPRHKEKVMIKWAGFALIVLDTIFSILDKFLVQSNTTRPRLYEDAIPALSYLFELALNLLYAAWVIFYSLSKHRFAFFHPKMRNICLVALLSLCAVLIPVVFFVLDIAKPEVAGWGTYIRWVGSAAASVVVWEWVERIEALERDERKDGILGREIFDGDEMLEVTPSEEVDWPRQNNRNDRGGGTGTSSGWGGMMGLTQRPLRTRVGHPGGRNRQTRADTQNPAISNDPRHRGAARPTPPPAAVTPVSRADTTSAASTVYNVHYHPVSSPTPPVAMPHMEEENEADDYGDVAVKELETAVEEHRSNSAHERVSAEQTREESPQIINVDDRWRTILNPFRRRRASLPKEVASAQAEEEQEDPSRDGDELYHGETSEQESSRPVVNRLFALNRKPRPGSGRQGSDTPLPVTVIPARRRGQHTWSPEWFTESSLLEPSPGQRPRPNRTDLPVRVIQPQARTAAPWATPNEGEFGYGEYELRYDPEAAALVGPGESHPYPLSTDNAYYDTNVDPERPSVAERYRPTQELDQSAPERLQSPQHPQPTNSPNDSQATNENSRPR; translated from the exons ATGGGGGATGACGTTCGTCTAGCCCCTCGCCAGATATGGGCACAACCGACAACGTCTTCTACGAAGACTTACCAACCCGGATGTACTCCATTTGTGCTCCCCAGTGAAG GTTACATTTATCTGAATCTCTCTTACTCGATAGCTCTATCAGAAAATGCCGTTTTTGAGCCAGTCTGCACGAGTACGGCGACCGCGTCGAGAGGTCCATCTCCAATGCTCGATACCCGTGACCCCTTTTACGCCTCGGTGACTCCCCAATTATATGCTATCGGCTGCGCAACAGTAGTTAGCTACCTTCTCGTCATTATTCTTCTTATAACGCCACGCACGTTTTATGTTGGTGGCCCTGGTGGTGGGGCCAATTTCCTAGGTCGCCATGGCATGATCAGTGGCTCCTATAGCGGCAATTCCTCGGTGGTGGGGGTTGGTGGCCGGCCATGGCTGCAGAAAGTAGCTGCGCTGCTCGTTGCTATATCGTTGACAATTGCGACTGCCGATTCATTCAAGGTGGCCGAGGACCAGTATATACACGGCTACTCTGATGCCGATGCGCTTGCCTCAGAGGTCATTGACGGCATGGAAATTCGCGTTATCAGAGTCATATCGAGCACTTTTCTCTGGCTTGCCCAGGTCCAAACCCTGATTCGACTCTTCCCTCGACACAAAGAGAAGGTCATGATTAAATGGGCCGGTTTCGCCTTGATTGTGTTGGACACGATATTCAGCATTTTGGATAAATTCCTGGTCCAGAGCAACACTACAAGGCCTCGATTATATGAAGATGCAATACCCGCACTCAGTTATCTTTTTGAGCTTGCTCTTAATTTGCTCTATGCGGCATGGGTTATCTTCTACTCGCTATCCAAACATCGTTTCGCGTTCTTCCacccgaagatgaggaatATCTGCCTGGTGGCCCTCTTATCCTTATGCGCGGTTCTAATACCAGTTGTGTTTTTCGTTCTGGATATCGCAAAGCCGGAGGTCGCTGGCTGGGGTACATACATCAGGTGGGTTGGATCGGCGGCAGCCAGTGTTGTGGTTTGGGAATGGGTAGAACGCATTGAAGCATTAGAACGAGATGAAAGGAAGGATGGTATACTCGGCAGGGAGATTTTCGATGGCGATGAAATGCTTGAAGTGACCCCTTCTGAAGAAGTCGATTGGCCTCGCCAAAACAATAGGAATGACAGAGGAGGAGGTACAGGCACATCTTCAGGATGGGGAGGAATGATGGGGTTGACTCAACGCCCATTGCGCACTCGAGTTGGTCATCCTGGGGGCCGTAACCGGCAGACTCGTGCTGACACACAAAACCCTGCCATTTCCAATGACCCCCGTCACCGGGGAGCAGCCCGGCCTACTCCACCGCCCGCTGCTGTTACACCTGTCAGCCGGGCGGACACCACGAGCGCTGCCAGCACCGTGTACAATGTACATTACCATCCTGTCTCCAGCCCTACACCGCCGGTCGCAATGCCGCatatggaagaagaaaatgaagccgACGACTATGGCGATGTTGCCGTCAAGGAACTGGAAACCGCCGTAGAGGAGCATCGATCAAATTCGGCTCATGAGCGCGTCTCAGCGGAGCAGACCAGGGAAGAGTCGCCCCAGATTATCAACGTGGACGACCGATGGCGGACTATACTCAACCCCTTCAGGCGCAGGCGTGCGTCTCTACCTAAGGAAGTTGCTTCAGCACAAGCGGAAGAGGAACAGGAGGACCCTAGTAgagatggagatgagttGTACCACGGGGAGACTAGCGAGCAGGAGTCGTCGCGACCCGTGGTCAATCGTTTATTTGCACTCAATCGCAAACCGAGGCCCGGCTCTGGACGGCAAGGTTCTGATACTCCGTTGCCGGTTACGGTCATCCCCGCCAGGCGTCGCGGCCAGCACACATGGTCACCCGAGTGGTTCACGGAGTCCAGTCTTCTTGAGCCATCCCCAGGTCAGCGACCCCGACCAAATCGCACTGACTTACCGGTAAGGGTAATACAACCACAGGCTCGCACAGCTGCGCCTTGGGCAACGCCCAACGAAGGAGAATTCGGTTATGGCGAATATGAATTACGTTATGACCCTGAAGCGGCAGCGCTTGTGGGACCTGGTGAATCTCATCCTTATCCGCTGTCGACTGATAACGCTTATTATGATACAAACGTCGATCCTGAAAGACCCTCCGTTGCTGAAAGGTATCGCCCAACTCAAGAGTTAGATCAGTCTGCGCCTGAGCGGTTGCAATCACCACAACATCCTCAGCCGACCAATTCACCGAATGACAGTCAGGCCACCAATGAAAATTCTAGACCTCGGTGA
- a CDS encoding spherulin 4-like cell surface protein (unnamed protein product), which yields MLFNNPSTILVGALGCMSLLSQRAYAAHIPYRHRHSQHSPGGVYDSAPPVSACGTGAPTATTTVTVTETIDASSTELNVITPTVVPASYTTVDISSSSSSSTFTSVVAVSSTSTSTSTSTSVSESTSVSTSASASSSGNSTSKAKVIIPYYLYPSTGAWTPLEELIVANSDVQFTVIINPDNGPGSNTASDANFLTAVPRLASYSNALVLGYVSTQKGTRDISEVEKDIQTYAAWPSTSGKSSFAVHGIFLDEAVADYNADTVTYYKNLASTITSSDGLGPDNYIVTNPGAVPDEAYLDIPDSTVIFESAYSEFQSAYSANEFEKVKGLDLGRFATMVYGIPSDADLSTLITQLRSISSHTYMSNLDTYLAYDSLWSTVVSLLSA from the exons ATGCTCTTCAACAATCCCTCGACTATCCTTGTGGGTGCATTGGGTTGCATGTCGCTTTTGTCCCAGCGGGCGTATGCTGCGCATATTCCTTATCGTCACCGACATAGCCAACATAGCCCTGGAGGCGTCTATGATTCTGCTCCACCAGTCAGCGCCTGTGGAACCGGCGCTCCAACTGCCACAACGACTGTGACTGTAACTGAAACCATCGATGCCAGCTCAACGGAGCTGAACGTCATTACTCCCACGGTTGTTCCTGCTTCCTATACTACTGTGGATatttccagctccagctccagctccaccTTTACCAGTGTCGTCGCCGTTTCCTCTACGTCTACATCTACGTCTACGTCTACGTCTGTGTCTGAATCTACCTCTGTCTCTAcctctgcctctgcctctTCGTCAGGCAACAGCACTTCAAAGGCAAAGGTCATCATCCCGTACTATCTATATCCATCAACCGGCGCGTGGACACCCTTGGAAGAACT GATCGTTGCCAATTCCGATGTCCAATTCACCGTCATCATCAATCCCGATAACGGCCCTGGCTCAAACACTGCCTCCGATGCGAACTTCCTTACCGCAGTCCCCAGACTCGCATCCTACAGTAATGCACTGGTCCTCGGCTATGTGAGCACTCAGAAAGGAACTCGAGACATCTCCGAAGTCGAAAAGGATATCCAGACCTACGCCGCATGGCCATCAACCAGTGGAAAATCCTCCTTCGCCGTGCATGGCATCTTCCTCGACGAGGCTGTCGCGGATTACAACGCCGATACCGTCACTTACTATAAGAACCTGGCTTCGACCATCACGAGTAGTGACGGACTTGGACCAGACAACTAC ATCGTCACAAACCCCGGCGCAGTCCCCGACGAAGCCTACCTTGATATCCCCGACTCTACTGTCATTTTCGAGTCTGCATACAGCGAGTTCCAGTCCGCATACTCGGCCAACGAATTCGAGAAGGTCAAGGGACTGGATCTGGGTCGTTTCGCTACCATGGTTTACGGTATCCCGTCCGATGCCGACCTATCGACGTTGATTACGCAGCTGCGCAGTATCTCCAGTCATACATATATGAGCAACCTTGACACGTATCTAGCCTATGATTCTTTGTGGAGTACGGTGGTGTCTTTGCTGTCTGCTTAA
- a CDS encoding acid protease, with product MVILSKVAAVAVGLSTVASALPTGPSHSPHARRGFTINQITRQTARVGPKTASFPAIYSRALAKYGGTVPAHLKSAVASGHGTVVTSPEPNDIEYLTPVNIGGTTLNLDFDTGSADLWVFSEELPKSEQTGHDVYKPSGNASKIAGASWDISYGDGSSASGDVYQDTVTVGGVTAQGQAVEAASKISDQFVQDKNNDGLLGLAFSSINTVKPKPQTTFFDTVKDQLDAPLFAVTLKYHAPGSYDFGFIDKSKFTGELAYADVDDSQGFWQFTADGYSVGKGDAQKAPITGIADTGTTLVMLDDEIVDAYYKQVQGAKNDASAGGYVFPCETELPEFTVVIGSYNAVIPGKHINYAPLQEGSSTCVGGIQSNSGLGLSILGDVFLKSQYVVFDSQGPRLGFAAQA from the exons ATGGTTATCTTGAGCAAAGTCGCTGCCGTCGCGGTCGGCCTCTCCACGGTCGCCTCTGCATTGCCCACCGGTCCCTCTCACTCCCCCCATGCTCGTCGGGGATTCACCATCAACCAGATCACCAGGCAGACTGCCCGCGTCGGTCCCAAGACCGCCAGCTTCCCCGCAATCTACAGCAGGGCGCTTGCTAAGTATGGCGGTACTGTGCCTGCGCACCTCAAGAGCGCTGTTGCCTCGGGTCACGGTACTGTCGTGACTTCTCCCGAGCCCAATGACATTGAGTACTTGACTCCTGTCAACATTGGCGGCACGACCCTGAACCTCGACTTCGACACTGGCTCGGCCGATCT CTGGGTCTTCTCCGAGGAGCTCCCCAAGTCCGAGCAGACCGGCCACGACGTCTACAAGCCTTCTGGAAACGCCTCCAAGATCGCTGGTGCCAGCTGGGACATCAGCTACGGTGATGGCAGCAGTGCCAGCGGTGACGTTTATCAGGATACTGTCACCGTGGGCGGCGTCACTGCCCAGGGCCAGGCCGTCGAGGCCGCTAGCAAGATTAGCGATCAGTTTGTTCAGGACAAGAACAATGACGGTCTGCTGGGTCTCGCTTTCAGCTCGATCAACACTG TCAAGCCCAAGCCCCAGACTACCTTCTTCGACACCGTCAAGGACCAGCTGGACGCTCCCCTATTCGCCGTGACCCTGAAGTACCATGCTCCTGGCTCCTATGACTTCGGCTTCATCGACAAGAGCAAGTTCACTGGTGAACTCGCATATGCCGATGTGGACGATTCCCAGGGCTTCTGGCAATTCACTGCTGACGGTTACTCTGTCGGAAAGGGCGACGCCCAGAAGGCCCCCATCACTGGTATTGCTG ACACCGGTACCACCCTCGTCATGCTCGATGACGAAATCGTCGATGCCTACTACAAGCAGGTCCAGGGCGCCAAGAACGACGCATCCGCTGGAGGCTACGTCTTCCCCTGCGAAACCGAGCTCCCCGAATTCACCGTTGTTATCGGCTCCTACAACGCCGTCATCCCTGGCAAGCACATCAACTACGCCCCTCTCCAGGAGGGCAGCTCCACTTGCGTTGGCGGTATTCAGAGCAACTCTGGTCTCGGCCTCTCCATCCTGGGTgatgtcttcctcaagaGCCAGTACGTCGTCTTCGACTCCCAGGGTCCCAGACTCGGCTTCGCCGCCCAGGCTTAA
- a CDS encoding putative UV radiation resistance protein, which yields MSLTITSEGIGHDDAGNRRERCWLFPSNRKLRHLQGISIRNLVIDPPSRTRGKTIDDEDIPNSFQSPSKILAQDASRPLNHSRSFTNLKSVNAAGDKCITREPPPRRQPQRRNTLPWSDPNPRTRQVKLEDITRSRMADTWFSMHCDKIEEPVYVSEVVKDATNPSFRSFDLNMCGPLVSRSDNLTLKLWAKTAAMEEYMLLVELQLHLQSLQFLGKSLDSFHQPLPSNSILFHFADGVYGNLTDLPPVWVPLPAKPSKASDRNALPTSSYDALMRLANLDECIQDALITREKLEAQISSILERNQKALAVTSEVSRARDRVALTKQAVVSERKQLRLTSKRKEELIASLRARREAMARGRQTQERARSHLPDAQEKLHSSAKLLEKETEDTKGQIRRISEDLLAIYPIEPIPDKPLAFTIAGIALPNSNFTDIHRDAVAAALGYTAHLVYLLSFYLSVSMPYPINPYLSNSQIQDPVSVSLPQRTYPLYPVNVHYRFEYGVFLLNKNIEFLLNKQGVRVLDIRHTLPNLKYLLYVLTAGTAEIPARKAGGIRGLLPGRLTPSMSRRGSEDSVAYSESNLPRKMMSSLVKSNGDVALDKGKKSIPVLNTTSASQVA from the exons ATGTCGCTGACTATTACCTCGGAGGGCATAGGCCATGATGATGCTGGTAATCGTCGCGAGAGATGTTGGCTGTTCCCATCG AATCGCAAGCTTCGCCATCTACAAGGCATCTCAATCCGTAATCTTGTTATCGACCCCCCGAGCAGGACTCGGGGAAAAACTAttgatgacgaagacatcCCCAACTCGTTCCAATCGCCATCGAAGATCCTGGCTCAGGATGCGAGTCGCCCCCTGAACCACTCGCGCTCATTCACAAATCTCAAATCCGTCAATGCAGCCGGCGATAAGTGTATTACTCGTGAGCCGCCTCCCCGGCGACAGCCACAAAGGCGAAACACCTTACCTTGGAGCGATCCCAACCCGCGCACAAGACAAGTAAAACTGGAGGACATCACGAGGAGTCGGATGGCAGATACCTGGTTCTCCATGCATTGCGATAAGATCGAAGAACCGGTGTATGTGAGCGAGGTCGTGAAGGATGCAACGAACCCGAGCTTCCGGTCCTTCGACCTGAATATGTGCGGGCCCTTGGTTTCGCGATCGGATAATCTCACCCTCAAGCTATGGGCGAAGACGGCCGCTATGGAAGAGTACATGTTGTTGGTGGAATTGCAGTTACATCTACAATCCCTACAGTTTCTGGGAAAGTCGTTGGATAGCTTCCACCAGCCGTTACCGTCCAattctattcttttccattttgcGGACGGCGTCTATGGGAATCTGACGGATCTTCCACCGGTTTGGGTGCCTCTGCCTGCGAAACCATCCAAAGCTTCCGATAGGAATGCGCTGCCGACTTCGTCCTACGACGCGCTGATGCGGCTGGCAAACCTGGATGAGTGCATTCAAGACGCACTGATCACTAGGGAAAAGCTAGAAGCTCAAATAAGCTCAATTCTGGAGAGAAATCAGAAAGCTTTGGCCGTTACCAGCGAGGTTTCGCGAGCCCGGGATAGAGTGGCCCTGACGAAACAGGCGGTTGTGTCTGAGAGGAAACAACTTCGCCTGACTAGCAAACGTAAGGAAGAACTGATCGCTAGTTTACGCGCGAGGAGGGAGGCTATGGCGCGTGGGCGCCAGACGCAAGAAAGAGCTCGTAGTCATCTTCCCGATGCGCAGGAGAAGCTGCACTCCAGCGCTAAATTATTggaaaaagagacagaggACACCAAGGGCCAAATCCGACGCATATCAGAGGATCTACTAGCCATCTATCCCATAGAGCCGATCCCTGACAAACCGCTCGCGTTTACAATCGCGGGCATTGCCTTGCCGAACTCGAACTTCACGGATATTCATCGGGACGCTGTTGCGGCCGCACTGGGATACACTGCACATTTGGTTTATCTACTGTCCTTCTATCTGTCCGTGTCCATGCCTTATCCGATAAATCCGTATCTCTCCAACTCGCAGATCCAGGACCCGGTGTCAGTCTCACTCCCACAACGGACGTATCCACTGTATCCGGTCAACGTCCATTACCGGTTCGAATATGGGGTGTTTTTACTGAACAAAAACATCGAATTCCTCCTGAATAAGCAGGGCGTACGAGTGCTTGACATCCGACACACGCTCCCCAACTTGAAGTATCTGCTGTACGTTCTGACTGCAGGGACTGCAGAAATCCCCGCACGGAAGGCTGGGGGAATTCGAGGCCTGCTACCGGGCCGGTTGACCCCCAGTATGTCGAGACGCGGGAGCGAAGACAGCGTTGCATACAGCGAATCCAACTTACCCCGGAAAATGATGAGTTCGTTGGTGAAGTCCAATGGGGACGTCGCGCTTGACAAGGGGAAAAAGAGTATCCCTGTCTTGAACACGACGTCTGCCTCCCAGGTGGCCTAA
- a CDS encoding mitochondrial 54S ribosomal protein mL67 codes for MASQSVTKPFQKILDPTKIGTWNVVRRPPIENHSVIQGKAREQNSNAFKTHQWKEGVRLRKAINAITHGKNIFVYHNIRTNQVVYSLTRYLEKNNVLRQLVYHGKKTVPATLRKDMWVPYYSVHFNEPKVGLRAYHLLREFAMQRQLSPPREMITISERFLDQKRPKDPEGAKKFDEKYADKVGWLMEKKHRARALMDQKATSVADVSAVLSIQEEEIANGFADGKRGYLTRTARRRRREARAKEEAKAAEQAERVAELEKTLSTSEVEYKVQEIESTNGLEGNGVKILWTDIHDARLAESWPERVRHGELDLSRDHVMPGQKRNYGVEVLADETFKEKQPEQKA; via the exons ATGGCCTCGCAGTCCGTCACCAAGCCGTTCCAGAAGATCCTGGACCCGACCAAAATCGGGACATGGAATGTCGTCCGTCGCCCGCCAATCGAGAACCATAGCGTGATCCAGGGAAAAGCACGGGAACAGAACTCGAATGCTTTCAAAACACACCAGTGGAAGGAGGGAGTCCGGTTACGAAAGGCCATCAATGCCATTACGCACGGGAAGAACATCTTCGTCTATCATAACATCCGCACCAACCAGGTTGTCTACTCATTGACGCGGTATTTGGAG AAAAATAATGTCCTCCGTCAGCTAGTATACCACGGCAAAAAGACCGTCCCCGCTACTCTCCGAAAGGACATGTGGGTGCCTTACTACTCCGTCCATTTCAACGAACCTAAGGTCGGCCTCCGTGCCTACCATCTTCTCCGCGAATTTGCCATGCAACGCCAACTCTCCCCTCCTCGTGAGATGATCACCATCAGCGAAAGGTTCCTGGATCAGAAGCGGCCCAAAGACCCCGAAGGAGCCAAGAAGTTTGACGAAAAGTATGCAGACAAGGTCGGCTGgctgatggagaagaagcacCGCGCTCGTGCTTTGATGGACCAGAAGGCCACCAGTGTGGCCGATGTGTCTGCCGTTCTGTCCATccaggaggaggagatcgcGAATGGTTTCGCTGATGGCAAAAGGGGATACCTCACTCGCACTGCTAGACGGCGCCGCAGGGAGGCTCGTGCGAAGGAGGAGGCTAAGGCCGCCGAGCAAGCTGAACGTGTGGCTGAGCTGGAAAAGACCTTGAGCACATCCGAGGTCGAATACAAGGTCCAGGAGATTGAAAGCACGAACGGACTGGAAGGCAACGGCGTAAAGATCCTCTGGACTGATATCCACGATGCTCGTCTCGCCGAATCTTGGCCTGAGCGTGTCCGCCACGGTGAACTCGACCTGTCCCGCGATCACGTTATGCCAGGACAGAAGCGCAACTACGGTGTGGAAGTTCTTGCTGATGAGACGTTTAAGGAGAAGCAGCCGGAGCAGAAGGCCTAA
- a CDS encoding phosphatase 2C-like domain-containing protein codes for MFSGSSSPPKDKSNSVPHSGAVDTQSLSVHPEEGSAAQTSKSLPSGGFFTRRTSEDQAPAGEKKRRSSTVTKAATFFTNAKNSLSLSSSPRESSSFNYTVRSPQTLQSLGSMDPALSVPQGSLNNSAGDSLPTPRSSFKVGVTEDRNRKCRRTMEDTHAYLYNFLGTPAPLARADGENEAGSSLAPDEASSVVETDNGYFAIFDGHAGTFAAEWCGKKLHLILEDIMKKNPNTPVPELLDQTFTTVDQQLEKLPVKNSGCTAVIALLRWEDRIPSSHSATGSSALAPAAAAAAAAKGDSNSEADDTPTQATSSGPSILPKLQEKAIRQRVLYTANVGDARIILCRNGKALRLSYDHKGSDENEGKRIANAGGLILNNRVNGVLAVTRALGDAYLKDLVTGHPYTTETVVQPDSDEFIILACDGLWDVCTDQEAVDLVRNVPDAQEASKILVDYALARFSTDNLSCMVIRLDTNRVKEVINKTAEPIGVAGDPSMDVEHGVSEADKIIEGARKSMANADIADDGETAEKGKNDILHKMVDGEPGPEMSLDDSNDAPTVSHLNKTNANNGIP; via the exons ATGTTCAGTGGCTCCTCGAGCCCACCCAAAGACAAGTCGAATTCAGTTCCACATTCCGGCGCTGTCGATACACAATCTCTAAGTGTACATCCCGAGGAAGGCTCTGCAGCCCAAACCAGCAAGTCTCTGCCTTCCGGAGGTTTCTTTACGAGAAGGACTAGCGAGGACCAGGCCCCTGCcggggagaagaagcgccGGAGTAGCACAGTCACGAAAGCGGCGACGTTTTTCACCAACGCTAAGAATTCACTGAGTTTGAGTAGTAGTCCTCGTGAATCTTCGTCGTTTAATTACACGGTTCGATCTCCGCAAACGTTGCAGTCGCTTGGGAGCATGGACCCGGCATTGAGTGTCCCACAAGGGTCATTGAACAACTCTGCTGGCGATTCGCTACCAACTCCTCGCTCATCGTTTAAAGTTGGTGTCACAGAAGATCGGAATCGAAAATGTCGCCGGACTATGGAAGATACCCATGCATATCTCTACAACTTTTTGGGGACCCCCGCACCATTAGCCCGGGCTGATGGCGAGAACGAGGCTGGTTCTTCCCTCGCACCCGATGAAGCGTCTAGTGTTGTTGAAACCGACAATGGGTATTTTGCCATCTTCGATGGACATGCCGGCACATTCGCTGCTGAATGGTGTGGGAAGAAATTACATCTGATTCTAGAGGATATAATGAAGAAGAATCCTAATACTCCCGTTCCCGAACTTCTCGACCAAACATTTACTACTGTCGATCAACAGTTAGAGAAGTTGCCTGTGAAGAACAGTGGGTGTACTGCTGTCATTGCCCTTCTGCGATGGGAAGACCGGATCCCCAGTTCGCATTCGGCAACTGGCTCTTCGGCACTCGCTCCcgcagcagccgcagccgcagccgcaaAGGGCGATTCCAATTCAGAGGCCGATGACACACCCACTCAAGCAACTAGTTCTGGTCCGTCAATTCTGCCGAAACTACAAGAGAAAGCTATACGGCAACGAGTCTTGTACACGGCCAATGTGGGTGATGCTCGTATAATATTATGTCGCAACGGCAAGGCGCTTCGGTTGTCCTACGATCACAAAGGTAGTGACGAAAATGAGGGCAAGAGAATAGCTAACGCCGGGGGTTTGATACTTAACAACAGAGTAAACGGCGTTCTTGCAGTGACTAGAGCCCTGGGTGATGCTTATCTCAAGGATCTCGTTACCGGACACCCGTATACCACGGAGACCGTGGTCCAACCGGACTCTGATGAATTTATCATATTGGCCTGCGACGGG CTGTGGGATGTCTGCACTGACCAGGAAGCTGTGGATCTTGTTCGAAATGTTCCAGACGCCCAGGAGGCATCTAAGATCCTGGTCGATTATGCTCTTGCTCGCTTTAGCACTGATAACCTTTCGTGCATGGTTATCCGGCTTGATACGAATCGTGTCAAGGAGGTCATCAACAAGACAGCTGAGCCAATTGGTGTGGCTGGCGATCCATCTATGGATGTCGAGCATGGCGTGAGCGAAGCAGACAAGATCATTGAAGGGGCAAGAAAGAGCATGGCCAATGCAGACATTGCCGACGATGGCGAAACGGctgagaagggcaagaacGATATTCTGCATAAAATGGTCGATGGCGAGCCCGGCCCAGAGATGTCATTGGACGATTCTAATGATGCACCGACCGTCAGCCACCTAAACAAGACTAATGCAAATAACGGGATTCCCTAA